Proteins encoded in a region of the Acidobacteriota bacterium genome:
- a CDS encoding methylmalonyl-CoA mutase: MSKDLYRPSDLEGFDYDRELGDPGKFPFTRGVRPDMYRGRLWTMRQYAGFADAEESNRRYRYLLEQGTTGLSVAFDLPTQIGLDSDAELARGEVGRVGVSITSLPDMERLFAGIPLEKISTSMTINATAAILLALYVATAKRQGADPRKLQGTVQNDILKEYIARGTYIYPVRPALRLVTDIIEYGSRELPEWNTISISGYHIREAGSTAAQEIAFTLGNGAAYVQAALDRGLDVDAFAPRLSFFFNAHSNLLEEVAKFRAARRMWARRMRERFHARNPKSWMLRFHTQTAGSTLTAQQPQVNIVRTAYEALAGVLGGTQSLHTNSFDEALGLPTENAARLALRTQQVLAYETGVPEVIDPLAGSYYVESLTHQLEQAAEAYLEKIESWGGALEGMLQAIESGYVQREIQNAAYDQQQRLEKGEAVIVGVNRFQQQEATPTPVLQIAAEVERKQCERLRALRQKRDAGRAEASLARIADTAAGSGNLLPPLIAAVEANCTLGEIANALRAVFGEYRETVFV, translated from the coding sequence ATGAGCAAGGACCTGTATCGGCCTTCCGATCTCGAGGGGTTCGACTACGATCGCGAGCTGGGTGATCCCGGCAAGTTTCCCTTCACGCGCGGCGTGCGGCCGGACATGTACCGCGGCCGTCTCTGGACCATGCGCCAGTACGCGGGATTTGCCGACGCTGAAGAGTCCAACCGCCGCTACCGTTATTTGCTGGAGCAGGGAACTACCGGGCTTTCGGTGGCTTTCGATCTGCCCACCCAGATCGGGCTGGACAGCGATGCCGAGCTGGCGCGGGGCGAAGTCGGCCGCGTCGGCGTCTCCATCACCTCGCTGCCGGACATGGAGCGGCTGTTTGCCGGCATCCCGCTGGAGAAAATTTCGACCTCAATGACCATCAACGCCACCGCAGCCATCCTGCTGGCGCTGTATGTGGCCACGGCGAAGCGGCAAGGGGCGGACCCGCGCAAGCTGCAGGGCACGGTGCAGAACGACATCCTCAAGGAATACATCGCCCGCGGAACTTATATTTACCCGGTCCGGCCGGCGCTGCGTCTGGTGACCGACATCATCGAGTACGGCTCGCGCGAGCTGCCGGAGTGGAACACGATTTCTATTTCCGGTTACCACATCCGCGAAGCCGGCTCGACCGCGGCGCAGGAAATCGCCTTTACCTTGGGCAACGGCGCCGCTTACGTGCAGGCGGCGCTCGACCGTGGCCTCGACGTGGATGCCTTTGCGCCGCGGCTGTCGTTTTTCTTCAACGCCCATTCCAACCTGCTGGAAGAGGTCGCCAAATTCCGCGCCGCGCGGCGCATGTGGGCGCGGCGGATGCGCGAGCGTTTCCACGCGCGAAATCCCAAGTCCTGGATGCTGCGCTTCCACACGCAGACGGCCGGTTCCACGCTTACGGCACAGCAGCCGCAGGTCAATATCGTCCGCACGGCGTATGAAGCCCTGGCAGGCGTGCTCGGCGGCACGCAATCGCTGCACACCAATTCGTTCGACGAGGCGCTTGGCCTACCGACCGAAAATGCCGCCCGCCTTGCTCTGCGCACCCAGCAAGTGCTGGCGTACGAGACCGGCGTGCCCGAGGTCATCGATCCCCTGGCGGGTTCCTACTACGTCGAATCCCTGACCCACCAGCTCGAGCAGGCAGCCGAAGCCTACCTGGAGAAAATTGAAAGCTGGGGGGGGGCGCTCGAAGGGATGCTACAGGCGATCGAGAGCGGCTATGTGCAACGCGAAATCCAAAACGCCGCCTATGACCAGCAGCAGCGCCTGGAAAAGGGCGAGGCGGTTATCGTCGGCGTCAACCGTTTCCAGCAGCAGGAAGCCACGCCCACCCCGGTTCTCCAGATTGCTGCCGAAGTCGAGCGCAAGCAATGCGAGCGCCTCCGCGCACTGCGCCAGAAGCGGGACGCCGGCCGCGCCGAGGCTTCTCTGGCCCGCATCGCCGATACTGCTGCCGGCAGCGGCAATCTGCTGCCTCCGCTGATCGCCGCCGTCGAAGCCAACTGCACCCTGGGCGAAATTGCCAATGCCCTGCGCGCCGTCTTTGGCGAGTATCGTGAAACCGTATTCGTGTAG
- a CDS encoding response regulator, with product MEGATAPAVQVQRRILVAVDDLFFLAKIRETARQLKVNIDMAKTDRELLEKVAPPPAAIILDLNSTALKPIPTIGKIRHNPELKKIPLIGFLNHLQADLKIKAQEAGCDLVMPRSAFSQNLPGLLRRHGLAETV from the coding sequence GTGGAGGGTGCCACAGCCCCCGCTGTTCAGGTTCAGCGCCGCATTCTGGTTGCGGTGGATGATCTGTTTTTTCTTGCCAAAATCCGCGAAACGGCCCGTCAGCTCAAGGTCAATATTGACATGGCCAAGACCGACCGCGAGCTACTGGAAAAGGTCGCCCCGCCGCCGGCGGCCATCATCCTGGACCTGAACAGCACCGCCCTCAAGCCGATTCCCACGATTGGCAAAATCCGCCACAATCCCGAGCTGAAGAAGATTCCCCTGATCGGCTTTCTCAATCACCTCCAGGCTGACCTTAAGATCAAAGCTCAGGAAGCCGGCTGTGATCTGGTCATGCCGCGCTCGGCTTTTTCGCAGAACCTTCCCGGCCTGCTGCGCCGCCACGGTCTAGCCGAAACCGTCTAG
- a CDS encoding 6,7-dimethyl-8-ribityllumazine synthase, whose protein sequence is MAGRTAGGLSGKGFRFAVVVSRFNEFITARLRASAVDMLERLGAATIEVIEVPGAFEIPAAARAAADTHGFDAIVCLGLILRGETPHFDFIAREVTRGIGQSALETGVPHAFGVLTCETLEEAIQRAGLKAGNKGAEAALAAVEMANLFSLLRVRFSGHK, encoded by the coding sequence ATGGCAGGTAGAACCGCCGGCGGCCTCAGTGGCAAAGGTTTTCGCTTTGCGGTTGTGGTCAGCCGCTTCAATGAATTCATTACCGCACGGCTGCGCGCCAGCGCCGTGGATATGCTCGAACGTCTCGGTGCCGCCACGATCGAGGTCATCGAAGTGCCGGGCGCGTTTGAAATTCCTGCCGCTGCGCGTGCTGCGGCCGATACCCACGGGTTCGACGCCATCGTTTGCCTGGGCCTCATCCTGCGCGGCGAAACGCCACACTTCGACTTCATCGCCCGGGAAGTCACCCGCGGCATTGGCCAGTCGGCTCTCGAAACCGGCGTCCCGCATGCTTTTGGCGTCCTTACCTGTGAGACGCTAGAGGAGGCCATCCAGCGCGCCGGTCTCAAGGCTGGCAACAAAGGTGCGGAAGCCGCGCTCGCGGCGGTCGAAATGGCTAATTTATTCAGCCTCTTACGGGTCCGGTTCTCCGGGCACAAGTAA
- a CDS encoding enoyl-CoA hydratase: MALENVRLEIAPPLARITVHRPEKLNALNRATLADLKRAFDACRAEAGLRAIILTGAGEKAFVAGADISEIASLSITEARAFSQAGNALFREIEMFPVPVLAAINGFALGGGLELAMACTLRMASDNARLGQPEVKLGVIPGYGGTQRLARLIGSGPALQILLSGDPIPAAEAHRLGLVNSVHPQAELLPAVEALANKIAANAPLAVQYCLQAVRAGVEMSLEEGLAFEANLFALACASEDMKEGTRAFLEKRAAQFHGR; this comes from the coding sequence TTGGCACTCGAGAACGTCCGTCTGGAGATCGCGCCGCCGCTGGCGCGCATCACCGTGCACCGTCCGGAAAAGCTGAATGCACTCAATCGGGCGACGCTCGCGGATCTGAAGCGCGCCTTCGATGCCTGCCGTGCGGAAGCGGGCCTGCGCGCCATCATTTTGACGGGTGCGGGGGAAAAGGCGTTTGTGGCCGGCGCCGATATTTCCGAAATCGCCAGCTTGAGCATCACCGAAGCGCGCGCCTTCAGTCAGGCGGGCAACGCGCTGTTCCGTGAAATCGAGATGTTCCCGGTTCCGGTGCTAGCGGCGATCAATGGCTTTGCCCTGGGCGGGGGCCTCGAGCTGGCCATGGCCTGCACGCTCCGCATGGCCAGCGATAACGCCAGGCTCGGCCAGCCCGAAGTTAAACTCGGCGTCATTCCCGGCTATGGCGGCACGCAGCGGCTGGCGCGGCTCATTGGCAGCGGTCCTGCGCTGCAGATTCTGCTCAGCGGCGACCCCATTCCTGCCGCCGAAGCGCATCGCCTCGGCCTGGTCAATTCCGTCCATCCGCAGGCAGAACTGCTGCCGGCGGTCGAAGCCCTAGCCAACAAGATTGCCGCCAATGCGCCGTTGGCGGTGCAATATTGCCTGCAAGCAGTACGCGCCGGGGTGGAAATGAGCTTGGAGGAAGGATTGGCCTTTGAAGCCAACCTCTTTGCCCTTGCCTGCGCCAGCGAGGACATGAAAGAAGGCACGCGGGCGTTTCTCGAAAAGCGTGCTGCGCAATTCCATGGCAGGTAG
- a CDS encoding elongation factor 4: MESRFIRNFSIVAHIDHGKSTLADRLLEATGALTAREMQQQVLDNMDLERERGITIKAHAVRLDYKAPDGQLYQLNLIDTPGHVDFSYEVSRSLAACEGALLVVDAAQGVEAQTVANAYLAVNQGLEIIPVINKIDLPGAEPDRVREQIETVIGLDASRAVLASAKTGLGTDAVLQAIVERVPPPTGDAAAPLRALLFDSWFDAYRGVILLTRVMEGTLRVGQKIRLMSNGQSFQVESLAVRTPKPVEVSELAAGEVGLVVANIKRVADARIGDTITGDDMPAAAPLAGFEQVKPMVFAGLYTTESDQHALLRDALEKLRLNDSSFFFEPESSAALGFGFRCGFLGLLHMEIVQERLEREFNLDLIVTAPGVRYHVFLRDDTERDVDNPDKLPPAGDIARIEEPIITATIISNDDALGGILALCEDKRGVQKGFEYLGPGRVMLTYELPLNEVVLDFYDRLKTVSRGYASLDYHLSGYRASDLVKLDVLVAGEPVDALSMILHRDKSFERGKALAAKMKELIPRQQFEVPIQAAIGGKIIARETVRAVRKDVLAKCYGGDISRKRKLLEKQKEGKKRMKKLGKVEIPQEAFLAVLKVE; this comes from the coding sequence ATGGAATCCCGCTTTATCCGTAATTTTTCAATCGTGGCGCACATCGACCACGGTAAGAGCACGCTTGCCGACCGGCTGCTGGAGGCCACCGGCGCCCTCACCGCGCGCGAGATGCAGCAGCAGGTGCTCGACAACATGGATCTCGAGCGTGAGCGCGGCATCACCATCAAAGCCCACGCCGTCCGGCTCGACTACAAAGCCCCCGACGGCCAGCTGTATCAGCTCAATTTGATCGACACGCCCGGCCACGTGGATTTCTCCTATGAGGTTTCGCGCAGCCTGGCGGCATGTGAGGGCGCGCTGTTGGTGGTCGATGCGGCGCAGGGCGTCGAGGCACAGACGGTCGCCAACGCCTACCTGGCCGTGAATCAGGGGCTCGAGATCATTCCCGTAATCAACAAGATCGATCTGCCCGGAGCCGAACCCGACCGCGTGCGCGAGCAGATCGAAACGGTGATCGGCCTGGACGCCAGCCGCGCAGTGCTGGCATCAGCGAAGACCGGGTTAGGCACCGATGCCGTGCTGCAGGCCATCGTTGAGCGCGTTCCGCCGCCAACCGGCGACGCCGCGGCGCCGCTGCGGGCACTGCTGTTCGACTCCTGGTTTGACGCCTACCGGGGCGTCATCCTGCTGACGCGCGTTATGGAAGGCACCCTGCGCGTCGGCCAGAAAATCCGGCTGATGTCCAACGGCCAAAGCTTTCAGGTGGAATCGCTCGCGGTGCGCACCCCCAAACCGGTCGAGGTCAGCGAGTTGGCGGCGGGCGAAGTCGGCCTGGTGGTCGCCAACATCAAGCGCGTGGCCGATGCCCGCATCGGCGACACCATTACCGGTGACGACATGCCGGCCGCGGCGCCACTGGCCGGCTTCGAGCAGGTCAAGCCCATGGTGTTTGCGGGCTTGTACACCACCGAAAGCGATCAACACGCCCTCCTGCGCGATGCATTGGAGAAATTGCGGCTGAACGACAGCTCGTTCTTCTTCGAGCCGGAAAGCTCGGCAGCGCTGGGATTCGGCTTTCGCTGCGGCTTTTTGGGGCTGTTGCACATGGAGATCGTGCAGGAGCGGCTGGAGCGCGAGTTCAACCTTGACCTGATCGTGACCGCGCCGGGTGTGCGTTATCACGTCTTCCTGCGTGATGACACCGAGCGCGATGTGGACAACCCGGACAAGCTGCCGCCCGCGGGCGACATCGCGCGCATCGAAGAGCCCATCATTACCGCGACGATTATCTCCAACGACGATGCCCTCGGCGGCATTCTGGCGCTGTGTGAGGACAAGCGCGGCGTGCAGAAGGGTTTTGAGTATCTTGGCCCCGGACGCGTGATGCTCACCTACGAGCTGCCCCTGAATGAAGTCGTGCTCGACTTCTACGACCGCCTCAAAACCGTTTCGCGCGGCTATGCCTCGCTCGATTACCACCTCAGCGGCTACCGCGCCTCCGATCTGGTCAAACTCGACGTGCTGGTGGCGGGCGAGCCGGTTGATGCGCTGTCCATGATTCTGCATCGCGATAAGTCCTTCGAGCGTGGCAAGGCGCTGGCCGCGAAGATGAAAGAGCTCATCCCCCGGCAGCAGTTCGAGGTGCCCATCCAGGCGGCGATTGGTGGCAAGATCATCGCGCGCGAAACCGTGCGGGCAGTGCGTAAGGATGTGCTCGCCAAATGCTACGGCGGCGACATCTCCCGCAAGCGCAAGCTGCTGGAAAAACAAAAAGAAGGCAAGAAGCGGATGAAAAAGCTGGGAAAAGTAGAGATCCCGCAGGAGGCATTCCTGGCGGTGCTCAAAGTCGAGTAG
- a CDS encoding lipopolysaccharide heptosyltransferase family protein — translation MVEVLPDLPQGAGVGFIRLRSLGDTLLLTPAAAALKSWRPDVCLAILVEPRFAAVVARNPDFDAIIEAPATLAGRVQALRELRRFHPALVAGLHGGSTAAWLARFSGAPQRATFAGLRHAWAYNLLTPPEAPPSGRVRLHTVEHVLSLLTSLGLPPVAPGPLKLVLRPEARARVRKHLTQRGVTGGYAFLGTEAREPDMRWPLDCFGRLAAWLRDTYGLASVQASATAGEPVPGATLLSGTSVEELMALEAEADLVITNDGGPVHIAAALGKPLVVLYSITDVDVWHPWQAPARWLQRTPLSALTVDEVTVEVAALAPTRL, via the coding sequence ATGGTTGAAGTCCTTCCGGACTTGCCGCAGGGAGCTGGGGTTGGCTTTATCCGCCTGCGCAGCCTGGGCGACACACTGCTGCTCACCCCTGCCGCCGCCGCCCTCAAATCCTGGCGGCCGGATGTGTGCCTGGCGATTCTCGTCGAGCCGCGGTTTGCCGCAGTGGTTGCGCGCAATCCTGATTTCGACGCCATCATTGAGGCCCCCGCGACCCTGGCTGGGCGCGTGCAAGCCCTGCGCGAGCTGCGGCGTTTTCATCCTGCGCTGGTTGCCGGCCTGCATGGCGGCTCGACGGCAGCCTGGCTCGCCCGTTTTTCCGGCGCGCCGCAGCGCGCCACCTTTGCCGGCCTACGCCACGCGTGGGCGTACAACCTCCTTACTCCCCCAGAAGCACCGCCCTCGGGGCGGGTGCGGTTGCACACCGTCGAGCACGTGCTTTCGCTGCTTACTTCACTTGGCTTGCCGCCGGTCGCGCCCGGCCCTCTGAAGCTGGTTCTGCGGCCCGAAGCTCGCGCACGCGTCCGCAAGCACCTGACGCAGCGCGGGGTCACCGGCGGCTACGCTTTTTTGGGCACGGAAGCCCGCGAACCGGACATGCGCTGGCCACTCGATTGCTTTGGCCGGCTCGCCGCCTGGTTGCGCGACACGTACGGTCTGGCGAGCGTCCAAGCGAGCGCCACGGCGGGCGAGCCCGTGCCCGGCGCAACCTTGCTATCCGGCACGAGTGTGGAAGAACTGATGGCGCTAGAGGCCGAAGCCGATCTGGTGATCACCAACGACGGCGGTCCGGTACATATCGCCGCCGCTTTAGGTAAGCCGCTGGTTGTGCTCTACTCGATCACGGATGTCGACGTATGGCATCCCTGGCAAGCGCCGGCACGCTGGCTGCAACGCACGCCTCTGAGCGCGCTTACGGTCGACGAAGTTACTGTGGAAGTCGCCGCCCTGGCGCCTACTCGACTTTGA
- a CDS encoding Trm112 family protein: MAIARELLEILVCPDDHARVLLVGPADAPTGLKCEQCQRVYPIRDDIPVMLLEEATRDTPNG, translated from the coding sequence ATGGCGATAGCACGCGAGCTGCTCGAAATTCTGGTTTGCCCGGATGACCACGCCCGGGTACTGCTGGTCGGTCCGGCCGATGCACCTACGGGCCTGAAGTGTGAGCAATGCCAGCGCGTCTATCCGATTCGTGACGACATCCCCGTGATGTTGCTGGAAGAGGCTACGCGCGACACCCCCAATGGTTGA
- a CDS encoding carboxypeptidase regulatory-like domain-containing protein gives MRTARLTMALCGLLALVLCVLPASAQKKQAVPTIRVTVTVVDPSGNRIQGALVVLKQMRDHEGRIPHDPFNIDTHTDEHGQVVVQGFEPGVVLVQVIDTSFNTWGQAFILKKPNESVHVKLTPPQAQVSTCCRP, from the coding sequence ATGAGGACGGCGCGGCTAACAATGGCGCTCTGCGGGCTGCTTGCGCTGGTACTTTGCGTTCTCCCGGCGTCGGCCCAAAAGAAACAGGCTGTCCCCACCATTCGCGTGACGGTCACCGTGGTCGATCCTTCGGGCAATCGAATTCAAGGGGCGCTCGTGGTACTCAAGCAGATGCGCGACCATGAAGGCCGCATTCCTCACGATCCCTTCAATATCGATACCCACACCGACGAGCACGGCCAAGTCGTGGTGCAGGGTTTTGAACCGGGCGTAGTGTTGGTGCAGGTGATTGACACCTCCTTCAACACCTGGGGCCAAGCGTTTATCCTGAAGAAACCTAATGAGTCCGTTCACGTCAAACTCACGCCGCCGCAGGCACAGGTCAGCACCTGCTGCCGCCCCTAA
- a CDS encoding alpha/beta hydrolase, with product MAPPVPAPGQVLQIDGHAVHVQYQPAAAGGPKQPTVVLEAALGGTSLGWVFVQRALTQTVATLSYDRSGLGYSAAGRQPRTLDRMVEELEAVLAMTAAPAPYLLVGHSYGALIVREFAGRHPEQTAGVILADPPSLAEWAHPDAAHQAKLESGIRLSRRGMYAARCGIAQFAAWLVSTGALRLAAGCATLISGGKLRTKSDFNFTPATRLPPELKPAMRWFWSRARFYQALASQMECLPEACRRMADAPPLDDIPLVVLSAADTPEPQRAEHEALAAVAHGVHRVAPSSGHWIPLEDPDLILTAIRELLTPATLRL from the coding sequence GTGGCTCCTCCGGTTCCGGCACCTGGACAAGTTCTGCAGATTGACGGCCACGCGGTGCATGTGCAGTACCAGCCCGCCGCGGCGGGTGGGCCGAAGCAGCCGACGGTAGTGCTGGAAGCGGCGCTGGGCGGGACCTCGCTGGGCTGGGTGTTCGTGCAGCGGGCGCTGACACAAACTGTGGCTACGCTGAGCTACGACCGCTCGGGGCTGGGCTATAGCGCTGCAGGACGGCAGCCACGCACGCTGGACCGTATGGTTGAGGAGCTGGAAGCGGTGCTGGCTATGACGGCGGCGCCTGCGCCTTATCTTCTGGTAGGACATTCTTATGGCGCGCTGATCGTGCGCGAGTTTGCCGGCCGGCATCCGGAGCAAACCGCCGGCGTGATTCTGGCCGATCCGCCTTCGCTGGCCGAGTGGGCCCATCCGGATGCGGCGCATCAGGCGAAACTCGAGAGCGGCATTCGCCTATCCCGCCGGGGCATGTACGCCGCCCGTTGCGGCATTGCCCAATTCGCCGCCTGGCTGGTGTCGACCGGCGCGCTGAGACTCGCCGCCGGGTGCGCCACGCTGATCAGCGGCGGCAAGCTGCGGACCAAGTCGGATTTCAACTTTACGCCCGCCACCCGCCTGCCGCCTGAACTCAAACCGGCGATGCGCTGGTTCTGGAGCCGCGCGCGCTTCTATCAGGCGCTGGCCAGTCAAATGGAGTGCCTGCCCGAAGCGTGCCGGCGCATGGCCGACGCTCCACCGCTCGACGACATTCCGCTGGTGGTACTTTCGGCGGCGGATACGCCCGAACCGCAGCGCGCCGAGCATGAGGCTCTGGCTGCGGTGGCGCACGGGGTGCACCGTGTCGCTCCATCCAGCGGGCATTGGATTCCGCTCGAAGATCCCGATCTCATCCTCACGGCTATCCGCGAACTGCTGACCCCTGCTACACTGCGGCTATGA
- the xseA gene encoding exodeoxyribonuclease VII large subunit → MNFSPMDQPRLNFEFERQVWTVSALLANLKGLVEREFFDVWIEGEVSNCKYAASRHCYFTLKDARAQLRAVLFATQARRAKFQLRDGLQVRVRGRISLYEARGDVQCIVEHVEPLGRGGLQLAFEQLKEKLAAEGLFAPERKRPLPVLPRRIGLITSPRGAAVADMIRILQRRYPGLHLLLYPVAVQGAAAAPEICEALSFFGAQPPDSAFAVDLLIVGRGGGSLEDLWAFNEESVARALARSPVPTISAVGHETDFTIADFVADLRAPTPSAAAELAVRPHADWLREQQDRCQRLEHAMRYGLLRRRRYLEDRARHGAFDAVRQRLRHGSQRTDDLAHSLEQLLWRRLAAARRRWVASQVGLRQRDPRAQLAAARLALTARQRDLAGVALAHLQQRRQRLDRLAAVLRERDPLRILGRGYTLVYGANGKLAARRSAVAEGEALRIRFADGWLEADARAKPDPL, encoded by the coding sequence GTGAACTTTTCCCCCATGGACCAGCCCCGCCTCAATTTCGAATTCGAGCGTCAGGTCTGGACCGTATCCGCGCTCCTCGCCAACCTCAAAGGGCTAGTGGAGCGCGAGTTTTTCGACGTCTGGATCGAGGGCGAGGTCTCGAACTGCAAGTATGCCGCCTCGCGGCATTGCTACTTTACGCTCAAGGACGCCCGCGCGCAGTTGCGCGCCGTTTTATTCGCCACCCAGGCGCGGCGGGCGAAGTTTCAGTTGCGCGATGGCTTGCAAGTGCGCGTGCGCGGCCGCATCAGTTTGTATGAAGCGCGCGGCGACGTGCAGTGCATCGTCGAGCACGTCGAGCCGCTGGGGCGCGGCGGCCTGCAGCTTGCCTTCGAGCAGCTCAAGGAAAAGCTGGCCGCCGAGGGACTGTTTGCGCCCGAGCGCAAACGCCCGCTGCCGGTGCTGCCGCGCCGCATCGGCCTGATCACTTCACCGCGGGGCGCCGCGGTAGCCGACATGATCCGGATTCTGCAGCGCCGCTATCCGGGCCTGCACCTTCTGCTCTATCCGGTGGCCGTGCAGGGCGCCGCGGCCGCGCCCGAAATTTGCGAGGCGCTCTCGTTTTTCGGCGCGCAACCGCCGGACAGCGCCTTCGCCGTGGACCTGCTGATTGTCGGCCGCGGCGGCGGCTCGCTGGAAGACCTCTGGGCCTTCAACGAAGAGAGCGTGGCGCGGGCGCTGGCGCGCTCGCCCGTCCCAACGATTTCCGCGGTGGGTCATGAAACCGACTTCACCATCGCCGATTTTGTGGCCGATCTGCGCGCCCCCACCCCGAGTGCCGCCGCCGAGTTGGCGGTGCGTCCCCACGCCGACTGGCTGCGCGAGCAGCAGGATCGCTGCCAGCGGCTGGAGCACGCCATGCGCTACGGCCTGCTGCGGCGCCGCCGCTATCTGGAAGATCGCGCGCGCCATGGCGCCTTTGACGCCGTGCGCCAGCGGCTGCGCCACGGCAGCCAGCGCACCGATGACCTGGCGCACTCGCTGGAGCAGCTCCTGTGGCGGCGGCTGGCAGCCGCGAGGCGCCGCTGGGTGGCCAGCCAGGTGGGCCTGCGCCAGCGCGATCCGCGGGCACAACTCGCCGCGGCACGGTTGGCTCTGACGGCACGCCAGCGGGACTTGGCCGGCGTGGCGCTGGCCCACCTGCAGCAGCGCCGGCAGCGGCTCGACCGCCTCGCGGCGGTGCTGCGCGAGCGCGACCCCCTGCGCATCCTCGGCCGCGGCTACACCCTGGTCTATGGCGCCAACGGCAAACTGGCGGCCCGGCGCAGCGCCGTCGCCGAAGGCGAGGCGCTGCGCATCCGCTTTGCCGATGGCTGGCTCGAGGCCGACGCCAGAGCAAAACCAGACCCGCTATAG
- a CDS encoding phosphoribosyltransferase, whose amino-acid sequence MDLIPSESQVREQLEQTGALRPGHFRHASGTHSDVYLQIPLAMRYYNESKVLSVALSRMLRQDDAVRRAIPNVSIVVPATGGLPVAFGVAEALQASQTYWAEKTDKGDLELRQFVQIHRGERVILVDDILRTGRKLTQLRKLVETAGAKVLALAVLVHQPFENCARFDDLPLFKLLTLEPHYWTAKDCPLCAQKVPVIEVHE is encoded by the coding sequence GTGGATCTCATCCCCAGTGAAAGCCAGGTGCGGGAACAGTTGGAACAGACCGGCGCGCTGCGGCCCGGCCATTTCCGCCATGCGAGCGGCACCCACTCCGATGTTTACCTGCAGATTCCTCTGGCAATGCGCTATTACAACGAATCCAAAGTGCTGAGCGTGGCCCTCAGCCGCATGCTGCGCCAGGATGACGCCGTGCGCCGCGCCATACCCAATGTCAGTATCGTAGTTCCGGCGACGGGCGGACTGCCGGTTGCCTTTGGCGTGGCCGAAGCGCTGCAGGCCTCGCAGACCTACTGGGCGGAGAAAACCGACAAAGGCGATTTGGAGCTGCGCCAGTTCGTCCAGATTCACCGCGGCGAGCGCGTCATTCTGGTCGATGACATCCTGCGCACCGGCCGCAAACTCACCCAACTGCGCAAGCTGGTCGAAACCGCCGGCGCCAAAGTGTTGGCGTTGGCGGTGTTGGTGCATCAGCCGTTTGAAAACTGCGCGCGCTTTGACGATCTGCCACTCTTCAAGTTACTGACGCTCGAGCCTCATTACTGGACCGCGAAGGACTGCCCCCTGTGCGCCCAGAAAGTGCCGGTCATCGAGGTGCACGAGTAG
- the lpxK gene encoding tetraacyldisaccharide 4'-kinase, translating into MDLASGIFGRLVRARDRAYANGRLGVAHLPRPVVSIGNLRVGGSGKTPTVIALGQALQQQGLRLDVLSRGYRRASSKLAIAETGDEDVTQVGDEPKLIAARLGAPVLVHPDRFRAGLEGERRFQPQLHLLDDGFQHRQLYRNFDLVLVAPGDLEDRLLPAGRLRELPRALARAHAVLWVGDEASFAAAQPQLAALTQAKLLRGEKRAQPLDEIPSRPVAFCGLARPESFWETLAELGVVPVARQTFRDHHHYSLRDLARLRARAQAAGADGFITTAKDAVNLPTPLPHLRVVEIAMHIPAIQELTAIIREACGL; encoded by the coding sequence ATGGACCTCGCCTCAGGAATCTTCGGTCGTTTAGTCCGGGCGCGGGATCGCGCCTATGCAAATGGGCGCCTGGGCGTGGCGCACCTGCCCCGGCCCGTGGTCAGCATCGGCAACTTGCGCGTCGGCGGCAGCGGCAAAACGCCTACCGTCATTGCCCTCGGCCAGGCGTTGCAGCAGCAGGGGTTGCGCCTCGATGTGCTCTCGCGCGGATATCGCCGCGCCAGCAGCAAGTTGGCAATTGCTGAAACCGGCGACGAAGATGTGACCCAGGTGGGCGATGAACCTAAGCTCATCGCCGCGCGTTTAGGGGCGCCGGTTCTGGTCCATCCGGACCGCTTCCGCGCTGGCCTGGAAGGCGAGCGCCGCTTTCAGCCCCAACTCCACCTATTGGACGATGGCTTCCAGCACCGCCAGCTTTATCGAAACTTTGACCTCGTCCTCGTCGCCCCGGGCGACCTCGAAGACCGGCTGCTGCCTGCCGGTCGCCTGCGGGAACTGCCCCGCGCCCTGGCGCGCGCACACGCCGTACTCTGGGTAGGCGATGAGGCCTCGTTCGCGGCGGCACAGCCGCAACTGGCGGCGCTGACGCAAGCCAAACTGCTGCGCGGCGAGAAGCGGGCCCAGCCGCTGGACGAAATTCCCTCGCGCCCGGTTGCATTTTGTGGCCTCGCGCGTCCAGAATCGTTTTGGGAGACGCTTGCGGAGCTGGGTGTCGTCCCGGTGGCGCGGCAGACCTTCCGCGACCACCACCATTACTCTCTGCGTGACCTGGCCCGCTTGCGTGCGCGCGCCCAGGCGGCAGGCGCGGACGGATTCATCACAACGGCGAAAGATGCCGTTAATTTACCTACGCCACTGCCGCATCTGCGCGTGGTCGAGATTGCCATGCATATACCCGCCATTCAGGAATTGACGGCCATCATCCGGGAGGCGTGCGGGCTTTGA